A single Megachile rotundata isolate GNS110a chromosome 9, iyMegRotu1, whole genome shotgun sequence DNA region contains:
- the LOC100875351 gene encoding prostaglandin E synthase, whose protein sequence is MENNLAKELWSIYACWSCVLALKMFSLAWFTGRIRVHRQVIHSEEDRMWMKGPNIILCSTAGGHEDVDRIRSAHRHDLETVLPYLLITAIWLNTSPLYLVAKTILPCFPIFSISYTLMHMDIVNIPRYCKTILFAFEVSILIFMSAMSLRYYLSVS, encoded by the exons ATGGAAAATAATCTTGCGAAGGAGTTGTGGAGTATTTATGCTTGCTGGTCGTGTGTCCTTGCTTTAAAAATGTTCTCTCTCGCGTGGTTCACTGGGCGTATTCGAGTACACAGACAG GTAATTCACAGTGAAGAAGATAGAATGTGGATGAAAGgtccaaatataattttgtgcTCGACCGCCGGCGGTCATGAAGACGTGGATCGTATTCGAAGTGCTCATCGTCATGATCTCGAAACTGTTCTCCCTTATCTGCTAATTACAGCGATATGGTTGAACACGTCACCGTTGTATCTTGTAGCCAAGACTATTCTGCCTTGTTTCCCAATATTCAGCATATCATACACCCTGATGCACATGGACATCGTGAACATACCtcgttattgcaaaacaattcTATTCGCTTTCGAAGTTTCTATCTTGATTTTCATGTCCGCCATGTCTCTGCGATATTACTTAAGTGTATCCTAA
- the LOC105663480 gene encoding PI-PLC X domain-containing protein 1 → MMLKTTLLLFLHLFCDIALAAQCGKVWLTVSSLWRPIAASDKVIDAELEVNWDLDCPSSTGYPDTIKVFTADPAHNKTIKPRLTLTSLQYPRGYYRTNITVGRPTLPGGWDNKDGATLPGPHCLKHHAALYMDGALLVSSCLQIWPTWMYDLRRQLGPLPIGSLMIPGTHNSGCYKHGDLTRRDAFQKYLLTQDRDVWTQLVHGIRYLDLRVGYYPSIPNGTAIGENISRFWINHDIIRITPLSAIIKDVRNFLNVARGEVVIMDFHRFPVGFESRPSSHRRLAMILLREFEDLILKPDRGVEGLGPTLNDIWTGGKRLIICYGDKHTVNEYDWLWPTMSQAWGNQQTVEGLFKYLDEVIMGPKKTRNSQNPLWAVMAELTPYPLDIIFNLSGSLRQMADCVNRNLTYKFQEEWWKGTNIVATDFFLGNNLIDVSLRANIKKSNIAQWRS, encoded by the exons ATGATGTTGAAGACCACACTGTTGCTGTTCCTTCACTTGTTCTGCGATATCG CATTGGCAGCTCAATGCGGGAAAGTATGGCTGACAGTCTCCTCATTGTGGAGACCGATCGCTGCAAGCGACAAGGTGATCGACGCTGAGCTCGAAGTAAATTGGGATCTCGATTGTCCGTCGAGTACAGGATACCCAGATACCATCAAGGTGTTCACTGCTGACCCAGCACATA ACAAAACGATCAAACCCAGGTTGACACTAACATCGTTGCAATATCCACGTGGATATTACCGAACAAACATCACCGTCGGTCGACCAACGCTTCCAGGAGGATGGGACAACAAAGATGGCGCCACACTTCCTGGTCCTCATTGCTTGAAACACCACGCTGCTCTTTACATGGACGGTGCTCTTCTCGTCAGCTCGTGCTTACAGATTTGGCCAACATGGATGTACGATTTGAG GAGACAGCTAGGACCGCTTCCAATAGGAAGCTTAATGATTCCGGGAACTCATAACTCAGGATGTTACAAACACGGCGATCTAACAAGAAGGGATGCATTTCAAAAGTATTTGCTTACCCAGGATCGCGATGTATGGACGCAATTAGTTCACGGAATTAGGTATTTGGATCTTAGGGTAGGTTATTATCCTTCGATCCCGAACGGCACCGCCATTGGAGAGAACATAAGCAGATTTTGGATCAATCATGATATCATTCGGATTACCCCTCTGTCAGCGATCATCAAAGACGTGAGAAACTTTCTGAATGTCGCTAGGGGAGAGGTGGTCATCATGGACTTCCATAG ATTCCCTGTGGGATTCGAGAGTAGACCCAGCAGTCATCGGCGACTGGCCATGATCCTCTTACGAGAATTCGAAGATCTGATACTGAAACCTGATAGAGGAGTCGAAGGTTTGGGTCCAACTTTGAATGATATTTGGACCGGAGGAAAACGTTTGATAATATGCTATGGCGATAAGCACACCGTAAACG AGTACGATTGGCTGTGGCCAACGATGTCTCAAGCGTGGGGTAATCAGCAAACGGTGGAGGGTCTTTTCAAGTATCTGGACGAGGTTATCATGGGTCCAAAAAAGACCCGGAACAGTCAGAACCCATTATGGGCGGTGATGGCGGAATTAACACCCTACCCGTTGGACATAATCTTCAATTTATCCGGTAGCCTGCGGCAAATGGCAGATTGTGTAAACAGAAACCTCACGTATAAGTTCCAGGAGGAATGGTGGAAAGGAACGAATATCGTCGCCACGGATTTTTTCCTCGGGAATAATTTGATCGACGTGTCCTTACGCGCGAACATCAAGAAGAGCAATATCGCTCAATGGCGCTCGTAA